Proteins encoded by one window of Cottoperca gobio unplaced genomic scaffold, fCotGob3.1 fCotGob3_104arrow_ctg1, whole genome shotgun sequence:
- the samd10a gene encoding sterile alpha motif domain-containing protein 10a isoform X2: MMAASSFSFCRPAVEYRALPEDFKHQLSRRTGGNLTWHDGRGQKTAGGRTVKLLQQPGTEALQYRSSDNYGIYHTSPTQPSLIRPVVLWSQQDVCKWLKKHCPHNYLTYVEAFSQHAITGRALLRLNGEKLQRMGLVQETLRQELLQQVLQLQVQEEGRNLQLLSRGSFAKIS, translated from the exons CGGCTTCCAGTTTCAGTTTCTGCAGGCCAGCTGTGGAGTACAGGGCTCTGCCTGAGGACTTCAAGCACCAGCTGAGTCGACGCACAGGCGGGAATCTAACTTGGCACGATGGCCGCGGGCAGAAAACGGCAGGAGGCCGGACggtgaagctgctgcagcagccgGGCACAGAGGCCCTGCAG tacCGTTCCAGTGATAATTATGGGATATATCACACGAGCCCGACGCAGCCCAGTCTGATCCGCCCCGTCGTGCTCTGGTCGCAGCAAGATGTTTGTAAATGGCTGAAGAAGCACTGCCCACACAACTACCTGACCTACGTGGAGGCGTTCTCCCAGCACGCCATCACAG GCCGTGCGCTGTTGCGTCTGAACGGGGAGAAGCTGCAGAGGATGGGACTCGTGCAGGAAACTCTTCggcaggagctgctgcagcaggtgctgcagcttcaggtgcaggaggagggacgcaacctgcagctgctcagcagag GATCCTTTGCAAAGATATCGTAG
- the samd10a gene encoding sterile alpha motif domain-containing protein 10a isoform X1: MAVDAASSFSFCRPAVEYRALPEDFKHQLSRRTGGNLTWHDGRGQKTAGGRTVKLLQQPGTEALQYRSSDNYGIYHTSPTQPSLIRPVVLWSQQDVCKWLKKHCPHNYLTYVEAFSQHAITGRALLRLNGEKLQRMGLVQETLRQELLQQVLQLQVQEEGRNLQLLSRGSFAKIS; encoded by the exons ATGGCTGTGGACG CGGCTTCCAGTTTCAGTTTCTGCAGGCCAGCTGTGGAGTACAGGGCTCTGCCTGAGGACTTCAAGCACCAGCTGAGTCGACGCACAGGCGGGAATCTAACTTGGCACGATGGCCGCGGGCAGAAAACGGCAGGAGGCCGGACggtgaagctgctgcagcagccgGGCACAGAGGCCCTGCAG tacCGTTCCAGTGATAATTATGGGATATATCACACGAGCCCGACGCAGCCCAGTCTGATCCGCCCCGTCGTGCTCTGGTCGCAGCAAGATGTTTGTAAATGGCTGAAGAAGCACTGCCCACACAACTACCTGACCTACGTGGAGGCGTTCTCCCAGCACGCCATCACAG GCCGTGCGCTGTTGCGTCTGAACGGGGAGAAGCTGCAGAGGATGGGACTCGTGCAGGAAACTCTTCggcaggagctgctgcagcaggtgctgcagcttcaggtgcaggaggagggacgcaacctgcagctgctcagcagag GATCCTTTGCAAAGATATCGTAG